One genomic segment of Caldimonas brevitalea includes these proteins:
- a CDS encoding NADP-dependent oxidoreductase → MNTTANTSPLSGLANRQVRLASRPVGMPTRDNWQFTTEPVAEPDDGGLVVQTLYLSLDPAMRGWMNEGKSYIPPVGLGEVMRAGGIGRVIASRHPDFPVDAYVTGTLGVQEYARFGRDEIKRLGVARIDPRLGGLTQWLNVLGMPGMTGYFGLMDIGQPKPGETVVVSGAAGAVGQTVGQLAKLKGCRVVGIAGGKAKCDWVVHELGFDACIDYKGGAVKDGLKQHCAQGVDIYFDNVGGEILDTVLTRINRKARIIICGAISQYNNTETVQGPKNYLSLLVNRARMEGMVVFDYADRYPQAIAELAGYLQAGRMKSKEDVVFGLDTFPETLLKLFTGENFGKLVLQVAKT, encoded by the coding sequence ATGAACACCACCGCGAACACCTCGCCGCTGAGCGGCCTTGCCAACCGCCAGGTCCGCCTGGCCTCCCGTCCCGTCGGGATGCCGACCCGGGACAACTGGCAATTCACCACCGAGCCGGTCGCGGAGCCCGACGACGGCGGCCTGGTGGTGCAAACCCTCTACCTGTCGCTCGACCCTGCGATGCGCGGCTGGATGAACGAGGGCAAGTCGTACATCCCGCCGGTCGGGTTGGGTGAAGTGATGCGGGCGGGCGGCATCGGCCGCGTGATCGCCTCGCGTCATCCCGATTTCCCGGTCGACGCCTACGTCACCGGCACTCTCGGCGTGCAGGAGTACGCCCGCTTTGGGCGCGACGAAATCAAGCGCCTCGGCGTTGCCCGCATCGATCCGCGCCTCGGCGGCCTGACCCAATGGCTCAACGTGTTGGGCATGCCGGGCATGACCGGCTACTTCGGGTTGATGGACATCGGCCAGCCCAAGCCGGGCGAGACCGTGGTGGTGTCCGGCGCGGCAGGGGCGGTCGGGCAGACCGTCGGGCAGCTGGCCAAGCTCAAGGGTTGCCGCGTCGTCGGCATTGCCGGCGGCAAGGCGAAGTGCGACTGGGTGGTGCATGAACTGGGCTTCGACGCCTGCATCGACTACAAGGGCGGCGCCGTCAAGGACGGCCTCAAGCAGCATTGCGCGCAAGGTGTCGACATCTATTTCGACAACGTTGGCGGCGAGATCCTCGACACGGTGCTGACCCGCATCAACCGCAAGGCCCGCATCATCATCTGCGGTGCGATCTCGCAGTACAACAACACCGAGACGGTCCAGGGCCCGAAGAACTACTTGTCGCTGCTGGTGAACCGCGCCCGCATGGAGGGCATGGTGGTGTTCGACTACGCCGACCGCTACCCGCAGGCCATCGCCGAACTGGCAGGCTACCTGCAAGCCGGCCGCATGAAGTCCAAGGAAGACGTCGTGTTCGGCCTCGACACCTTCCCCGAGACCTTGCTCAAGCTGTTCACCGGCGAGAACTTCGGCAAGCTGGTGCTGCAAGTCGCCAAGACCTGA
- a CDS encoding BON domain-containing protein, translating into MMKALTLVSTVAAAVALTACERAPEDSTAAANADATVVAQAETAGDKAENAGERAREAGGQAVDTAQEKGAQAVDATREKGAEVAAAAREKGGELAADAKEKGSQVAANARETGGEMAARASDAVSDAAITASVNAELARADDLSALRIDVDTTNGRVTLSGTAPSDSARERATQLASSVRGVTGVDNQLQVKAADKGRKAD; encoded by the coding sequence ATGATGAAAGCACTGACACTGGTGAGTACCGTGGCGGCGGCCGTGGCCCTGACGGCCTGTGAGCGGGCGCCTGAGGACAGCACCGCGGCCGCCAACGCCGACGCCACCGTGGTGGCGCAGGCCGAGACGGCGGGCGACAAGGCCGAGAACGCCGGCGAACGCGCCCGTGAAGCCGGCGGCCAGGCGGTCGACACCGCCCAGGAAAAGGGCGCCCAAGCGGTGGACGCCACCCGCGAGAAGGGCGCCGAGGTCGCCGCTGCAGCACGTGAGAAGGGCGGCGAGCTGGCCGCCGACGCCAAGGAAAAGGGCAGCCAAGTGGCCGCCAATGCGCGCGAGACGGGCGGCGAAATGGCCGCGCGTGCCAGCGATGCGGTGTCCGACGCCGCCATCACCGCCTCGGTGAACGCCGAGCTGGCGCGGGCCGACGACCTGAGCGCGCTGCGCATCGATGTCGACACCACCAACGGCCGCGTCACGCTGAGCGGCACCGCGCCGAGCGATTCGGCGCGTGAGCGGGCCACCCAGCTGGCCTCCAGCGTGCGCGGTGTGACCGGCGTCGACAACCAGCTGCAGGTGAAGGCCGCCGACAAGGGCCGCAAGGCCGATTGA
- a CDS encoding D-hexose-6-phosphate mutarotase: MSLTSPSTPELVYLQGQPVVQLRAPDGARATVLLQGGQVISWSPAGGSERLYLSERAVFEDGKAVRGGVPVIFPQFEQRGPLPRHGFARTKRWKLLRADTGRDDAIAVLGLTDDEATRSLWPHAFAVELTVAVGGNRLDLELEVEHRGAQGAAPFSFMAALHTYLRVREVEEARLKGLQGVRYQDSTRQGAEAVESSGALAITDEIDRIYFGATRALLLDEPHRALGIEAQQFPDVVVWNPWDRKCAALPDMPPLGFRQMLCVEAALIGEPVVLQPGEQWWGRQSLVAG; encoded by the coding sequence ATGAGTCTCACATCCCCTTCCACCCCCGAACTCGTCTACCTCCAGGGCCAACCCGTCGTCCAACTGCGCGCGCCCGATGGCGCCCGCGCCACCGTGCTGCTGCAGGGCGGCCAGGTGATCTCGTGGTCGCCCGCCGGAGGGTCCGAGCGGCTGTACCTGTCGGAGCGCGCCGTGTTCGAGGACGGCAAGGCCGTGCGCGGCGGCGTGCCGGTGATCTTTCCGCAGTTCGAACAGCGCGGGCCGCTGCCCCGCCACGGTTTCGCGCGCACCAAACGCTGGAAGTTGCTGCGCGCCGACACCGGCCGCGACGACGCCATCGCGGTGCTGGGCCTCACCGACGACGAGGCGACGCGAAGCCTGTGGCCGCACGCCTTCGCCGTCGAGCTGACGGTGGCGGTCGGCGGTAACCGGCTGGACCTGGAACTCGAAGTCGAGCACCGTGGCGCGCAAGGCGCGGCTCCGTTCAGCTTCATGGCGGCGTTGCACACCTATCTGCGCGTGCGCGAGGTCGAGGAAGCGCGCCTGAAAGGGCTGCAGGGCGTGCGCTACCAAGACAGCACACGCCAAGGCGCCGAAGCGGTCGAAAGCAGCGGCGCGCTGGCCATCACCGACGAGATCGACCGCATCTATTTCGGCGCCACCCGGGCCTTGCTGCTCGACGAACCCCACCGTGCGCTGGGCATCGAAGCGCAGCAGTTTCCCGACGTGGTGGTCTGGAACCCGTGGGACCGGAAGTGCGCTGCGCTGCCCGATATGCCGCCGCTTGGGTTTCGCCAGATGCTGTGCGTCGAAGCGGCCTTGATCGGCGAGCCGGTCGTGCTGCAGCCGGGGGAGCAGTGGTGGGGCCGGCAAAGCCTGGTCGCCGGCTGA
- the gorA gene encoding glutathione-disulfide reductase, with translation MSDPRFDLFVIGGGSGGVRAARLAAKQGARVALAEAGRLGGTCVNLGCIPKKIYSYAAHHAAAFEEAAALGWHFDTAPQFDWARLQQRRADEVARLNAVYARLLSEAGVTVYPARARVEATQTVRVGEARVHAERVLVAAGSAPYTPELEGAKLAITSNELFDLQPFPSRLVIIGAGYIGCEFASIFSGLGARVTVLYRGDLPLDGFDHDLRRFAAQALAGKGITLRPGTPVGAIERAGGALQVRLANGGEPVPADAVLLATGRRPATAGLGLDTVGVALSETGAVQVDAEFRTSLPWLYAIGDVIGRQALTPVALMQAAALVDRLYGCPGRARREMHEEHEVPTAVFCDPPIGSVGLTEQAARERHDAVAVYRSEFRSLRHAVAGSDERALIKLVVDKTTDRVLGLHMMAPEAPEIVQGFAVALKAGATKALFDSTVAVHPTLAEEVVLMRDEVCKGGSSVA, from the coding sequence ATGTCCGATCCTCGATTCGACCTGTTCGTCATCGGCGGCGGCAGCGGTGGCGTGCGCGCCGCGCGCCTGGCGGCGAAGCAGGGGGCCCGCGTCGCCCTGGCGGAGGCCGGTCGGCTCGGCGGCACCTGTGTGAACCTGGGCTGCATCCCGAAAAAGATCTACAGCTATGCCGCCCACCATGCGGCCGCCTTCGAAGAAGCTGCCGCGCTGGGGTGGCACTTCGACACCGCGCCTCAGTTCGACTGGGCCCGATTGCAGCAGCGGCGGGCCGACGAGGTGGCGCGGCTCAACGCGGTCTACGCGCGACTGCTGAGCGAGGCGGGCGTGACGGTCTATCCCGCCCGGGCCCGCGTGGAGGCGACCCAGACGGTGCGCGTGGGCGAGGCCCGGGTGCATGCGGAACGGGTGCTGGTGGCGGCCGGCTCCGCGCCCTACACCCCCGAGCTGGAAGGGGCGAAGCTGGCCATCACGTCGAACGAACTGTTCGACCTGCAGCCGTTCCCGAGCCGTCTGGTCATCATCGGCGCCGGCTACATCGGCTGCGAGTTCGCCTCGATTTTCAGCGGCCTCGGGGCGCGCGTGACGGTGCTGTACCGCGGCGACTTGCCGCTCGACGGCTTCGACCATGATCTGCGTCGCTTCGCGGCCCAGGCACTGGCGGGCAAGGGCATCACGCTGCGGCCCGGCACCCCGGTCGGCGCGATCGAACGTGCCGGCGGGGCGCTGCAGGTGCGGCTGGCAAACGGCGGCGAGCCGGTGCCAGCCGACGCCGTGCTGCTGGCCACCGGCCGGCGTCCCGCCACCGCCGGGCTGGGCCTGGACACGGTGGGGGTGGCGCTGAGCGAGACGGGGGCGGTGCAGGTCGACGCAGAGTTCCGCACCTCGCTGCCCTGGCTTTATGCGATCGGCGACGTGATCGGCCGGCAGGCCCTGACGCCCGTGGCGCTGATGCAGGCGGCCGCGCTGGTCGACCGGCTCTACGGCTGCCCCGGGCGGGCGCGGCGCGAAATGCACGAAGAACACGAGGTGCCGACGGCGGTGTTTTGCGACCCTCCGATCGGCAGCGTCGGCCTGACCGAGCAGGCTGCGCGGGAACGTCATGACGCGGTGGCCGTGTACCGCTCCGAATTCCGCTCGCTGCGGCATGCAGTGGCCGGCAGCGACGAGCGGGCCCTGATCAAGCTGGTGGTCGACAAGACCACCGACCGGGTGCTGGGCCTGCACATGATGGCGCCGGAGGCGCCCGAGATCGTGCAAGGTTTCGCGGTCGCGCTCAAGGCCGGCGCGACCAAGGCGTTGTTCGACAGCACGGTGGCGGTGCATCCCACCCTTGCGGAAGAGGTGGTGCTGATGCGCGACGAGGTGTGCAAGGGCGGCAGCAGCGTGGCCTGA
- a CDS encoding oxidoreductase: MNTLRVGLLGYGYASKTFHAPLIAGVPGLQLAAVSSRDAAKVHADWPGLTVEPTPEALIARPDLDLIVVPTPNPTHHPLAKAALLAGKHVVVDKPFTVTLAEARELDALARHRRRVLSVFHNRRWDGDFLGLRALLDAGSLGRVVHFESHFDRFRPQVRARWREQSGPGAGLWYDLGPHLVDQALQLFGVPDAVTLDLAVLRDGAETDDYFHAQLRYERLRVVLHASSLSAAPGPRFVMHGTRGSYVKHGLDPQEDLLKGGARPSLQALGDWGSDSEPGRLTLEDTSQQAVAAPAGNHLAYYAALRDALWSGGPPPVTAEDAIAVMAVIEAGSRSAAERREVALQRLPGLPREAA; this comes from the coding sequence ATGAACACACTTCGGGTCGGCCTGCTCGGCTACGGCTACGCCAGCAAGACCTTCCATGCCCCGCTGATCGCCGGCGTCCCGGGCTTGCAGTTGGCTGCGGTGTCGAGCCGCGACGCCGCCAAGGTGCACGCCGACTGGCCGGGTTTGACCGTCGAGCCCACGCCCGAGGCGCTGATCGCCCGGCCCGATCTCGACCTGATCGTGGTCCCGACACCCAATCCGACCCACCACCCGCTCGCCAAGGCCGCGCTGCTGGCCGGCAAACACGTGGTGGTCGACAAGCCCTTCACGGTCACGCTGGCCGAGGCGCGCGAGCTCGACGCGCTGGCGCGGCATCGGCGCCGGGTGCTGTCGGTGTTCCACAACCGCCGCTGGGACGGCGACTTCCTCGGGCTGCGGGCGCTGCTCGACGCAGGCTCGCTCGGCCGGGTGGTGCACTTCGAATCGCATTTCGACCGCTTTCGCCCGCAGGTACGCGCGCGCTGGCGCGAACAATCGGGGCCTGGCGCCGGGCTGTGGTACGACCTCGGGCCGCATCTGGTCGACCAGGCCCTGCAGCTGTTCGGCGTGCCCGACGCGGTGACGCTCGACCTCGCGGTGCTGCGCGACGGTGCCGAGACCGACGATTACTTTCATGCCCAGCTGCGCTATGAACGTCTGCGCGTTGTCTTGCATGCCAGCAGCCTGAGCGCCGCGCCCGGGCCGCGCTTTGTCATGCATGGCACGCGAGGCAGCTACGTCAAGCACGGTCTCGACCCGCAGGAGGACCTGCTGAAGGGCGGCGCCCGTCCCTCGCTGCAGGCTTTGGGCGACTGGGGCAGCGACTCCGAGCCGGGCCGGTTGACGCTCGAGGACACATCGCAGCAGGCCGTCGCGGCGCCGGCGGGCAACCACCTCGCCTACTATGCGGCGTTGCGTGACGCGCTGTGGTCAGGCGGCCCGCCTCCGGTGACGGCGGAAGATGCCATTGCAGTGATGGCGGTGATCGAGGCCGGCAGCCGCAGCGCGGCCGAACGCCGGGAGGTGGCGCTGCAACGGCTCCCAGGCCTGCCACGGGAAGCGGCGTGA
- a CDS encoding DoxX family protein: MAFIEKFGPLMGRVLLALMFVPAGFSKIDNFGGTVGYIGSKGLPLPTVLAGGTAALEVVAGLALLLGWKARWAALVLAVFAVLAALFFHNFWAVDPSQQVAQSISFYKNLAITGGLLYVAAYGAGPVSLDQRERPPGT; the protein is encoded by the coding sequence ATGGCCTTTATCGAAAAGTTCGGCCCGTTGATGGGCCGTGTCCTGCTCGCCCTCATGTTCGTGCCGGCGGGCTTCAGCAAGATCGACAACTTCGGCGGCACCGTGGGCTACATCGGTAGCAAGGGCCTGCCACTTCCGACCGTGCTGGCCGGCGGCACCGCGGCGCTCGAGGTGGTGGCCGGCCTGGCGCTGCTGCTGGGCTGGAAGGCGCGCTGGGCGGCGCTGGTGTTGGCCGTGTTCGCGGTGCTTGCCGCACTGTTCTTCCACAACTTCTGGGCGGTCGACCCCTCGCAGCAAGTCGCCCAGAGCATCAGCTTCTACAAAAACCTCGCGATCACCGGCGGCCTGTTGTACGTGGCAGCGTACGGCGCCGGCCCGGTGTCGCTGGATCAACGGGAACGTCCCCCTGGCACATGA
- a CDS encoding ion transporter: protein MTGRSTTSSFSTPTLSSPADDFGKPDTGWRERLYTIIFEADTRAGRMFDLTLICAILVSVLVVMLDSVQGLHLRWHRWFDALEWWFTLLFTLEYAARLACVRRPMRYATSFYGIIDLLAILPAYLAAFVPELHLLMDVRILRLLRIFRIFKLTQYAEEYRLLATALANSRRKIAVFLGFVLMVVLVVGTLMFLVEGPQHGFTNIPTSVYWAITTLTTVGFGDITPKTDVGRLIASLMMLLGWGTLAVPTGIVTSEMATLRLRPVTTRTCPECLTEDQAPDANYCRHCGVKLPPYQVDPPLAATVLAEGDKRATGKNSTIVR from the coding sequence ATGACCGGCCGCAGCACCACGTCCTCCTTCAGCACGCCCACGCTCTCTTCGCCCGCTGACGATTTCGGCAAGCCGGACACCGGTTGGCGGGAGCGGCTCTACACCATCATCTTCGAGGCCGACACCCGCGCCGGCCGCATGTTCGACCTGACGCTGATCTGCGCCATCCTGGTCAGCGTGCTGGTCGTGATGCTCGACAGCGTGCAGGGCCTGCACCTGCGCTGGCACCGCTGGTTCGACGCGCTCGAATGGTGGTTCACGCTGCTGTTCACGCTGGAGTACGCGGCGCGCCTGGCCTGTGTACGCCGGCCCATGCGCTACGCCACCAGCTTCTACGGCATCATCGACCTGCTGGCCATCCTGCCGGCCTATCTGGCCGCCTTCGTGCCCGAGCTGCACCTGCTGATGGATGTGCGCATCCTGCGATTGCTGCGCATCTTCAGGATCTTCAAGCTGACCCAGTATGCGGAGGAGTACCGGCTGCTGGCCACCGCACTGGCGAACAGCCGGCGCAAGATCGCGGTGTTCCTCGGCTTCGTGCTGATGGTGGTGCTGGTGGTGGGCACGCTGATGTTCCTGGTCGAGGGGCCGCAGCACGGCTTCACCAACATCCCCACCTCGGTGTACTGGGCCATCACGACGCTCACCACGGTCGGTTTCGGCGACATCACACCCAAAACCGATGTCGGCCGGTTGATCGCGTCGTTGATGATGCTGCTCGGCTGGGGCACGCTGGCGGTGCCGACCGGCATCGTGACGTCCGAGATGGCGACGCTGCGGCTGCGCCCGGTCACCACGCGGACCTGCCCAGAGTGCCTGACCGAAGACCAGGCGCCGGACGCGAACTATTGCCGCCATTGCGGCGTGAAGCTGCCGCCCTACCAGGTCGACCCGCCGCTTGCGGCGACGGTGCTGGCCGAGGGTGACAAGCGGGCGACAGGCAAAAATAGCACGATCGTTCGATAA
- a CDS encoding acyl-CoA thioesterase, giving the protein MDTRLPLSQLLAGRSLQGSTVSFGITDDWLQGRTTFGGLISACAVAAMREVAGAQWPTGVRLIALQTNFVGPVGLGQMDVEVQLLREGKNLRQVQAVVRQAGETAAVLLGVFGVARETALPRLAPVPPAVPVTPGDAAPLPYIAGMTPNFTQHLDFRWAEGHLPFSGQDTWQARVYARLKDDKVDDELLTVLLADAAPTAAISRLTTRVPSSSVSWALELAAPSRAGTGDGYWRIDKDTRAAAGGYVNDTTTLWTPNGELAAFGYQVVAVYG; this is encoded by the coding sequence ATGGACACACGCCTTCCCCTCTCGCAGCTGCTCGCCGGACGCAGCCTCCAGGGCTCCACCGTGAGCTTTGGCATCACCGACGACTGGCTGCAAGGCCGCACCACCTTCGGCGGGCTCATCTCGGCCTGCGCCGTGGCGGCGATGCGTGAGGTGGCCGGCGCCCAGTGGCCGACCGGCGTGCGCCTGATCGCGCTCCAGACCAACTTCGTCGGGCCGGTCGGGCTCGGCCAGATGGACGTCGAGGTGCAGCTGCTGCGCGAAGGTAAGAATTTGCGGCAGGTGCAAGCGGTGGTGCGGCAGGCCGGCGAAACGGCTGCGGTGCTGCTGGGTGTGTTCGGCGTTGCGCGCGAGACGGCGTTGCCGCGGCTCGCACCGGTGCCTCCGGCCGTCCCCGTGACACCCGGCGATGCGGCCCCGCTGCCCTACATCGCCGGCATGACGCCCAATTTCACCCAGCACCTCGACTTCCGCTGGGCCGAAGGCCATTTGCCGTTCAGCGGCCAGGACACTTGGCAGGCACGCGTGTACGCCCGCCTGAAAGACGACAAGGTGGACGACGAGTTGTTGACCGTGCTGCTGGCCGACGCCGCCCCCACCGCGGCGATCAGCCGGCTCACGACCCGGGTGCCGAGCAGTTCGGTGTCGTGGGCGCTCGAACTCGCGGCGCCCAGCCGGGCGGGCACCGGCGACGGCTACTGGCGCATCGACAAGGACACGCGCGCGGCCGCCGGCGGCTATGTCAACGACACCACGACGCTGTGGACGCCCAACGGCGAACTGGCCGCCTTCGGCTACCAGGTGGTCGCGGTCTACGGCTGA
- the thpR gene encoding RNA 2',3'-cyclic phosphodiesterase, whose protein sequence is MSEQISDDRAAPESTPLFFALWPSPSEREALCAQQRLWRWPPGVRLTRPQRLHVTLHFLPQVPRERVAELLQAGEVPVEPFELSLASAGTWGGIAWLRPLAPPPALMALQQRLGEMLLRLGYTLDSRPYEPHVTLARDARRAQPPEGQPELRWHVEAYVLVESVLQPVPEYRVLREYR, encoded by the coding sequence ATGTCGGAGCAGATATCGGACGACCGTGCGGCGCCGGAATCGACGCCGCTGTTTTTCGCGCTGTGGCCCAGCCCGAGCGAGCGCGAGGCCTTGTGTGCGCAGCAGCGGCTGTGGCGCTGGCCCCCAGGCGTGCGGCTGACGCGGCCGCAGCGCTTGCACGTGACGTTGCACTTCCTGCCGCAGGTGCCACGCGAGCGGGTGGCCGAACTGCTGCAGGCCGGTGAGGTGCCGGTGGAGCCGTTCGAGCTGTCGCTCGCATCGGCCGGCACCTGGGGCGGCATTGCCTGGCTGCGGCCACTGGCGCCGCCGCCGGCGTTGATGGCGTTGCAGCAGCGCCTCGGGGAGATGTTGTTGCGCCTCGGGTATACCCTCGACTCGCGCCCTTACGAGCCTCACGTCACGCTGGCCCGCGATGCCCGGCGTGCGCAGCCGCCCGAGGGGCAGCCCGAGCTGCGCTGGCACGTCGAAGCTTATGTGCTGGTGGAGTCGGTGCTGCAGCCGGTGCCCGAGTATCGGGTGCTGCGGGAGTACCGCTGA
- a CDS encoding SDR family NAD(P)-dependent oxidoreductase, giving the protein MQLFRLDGKVAIVTGSSRGIGRSIAENLARCGARVVISSRKADACEAVAASIRAEGLDAIALPANISSKTDLEALVAQTRERLGPIDILVCNAATNPYYGPTTGLTDDVFDKVMRNNVLSNLWLCNLVRPDMAARRDGAIVIVSSIGGLHGSSTIGAYNVSKAADMQLARNLAVEWGPDNIRVNCIAPGVIRTDFARAIHEDPRIRGLVEAELPLRRIGEPDDIGGVAVMLSGAAGRYITGQTIVADGGYMVR; this is encoded by the coding sequence ATGCAACTGTTTCGGCTTGATGGCAAGGTCGCCATCGTCACGGGGTCCAGCCGCGGTATCGGCCGCTCCATCGCAGAAAACCTGGCGCGCTGCGGCGCGCGCGTCGTGATCTCCAGCCGCAAGGCGGATGCCTGCGAGGCGGTGGCGGCCTCGATCCGGGCCGAAGGCCTCGACGCGATCGCGCTGCCGGCCAACATCTCGAGCAAGACCGACCTCGAAGCCCTGGTGGCGCAAACGCGCGAGCGCCTTGGCCCGATCGACATCCTGGTCTGCAACGCGGCGACCAACCCCTATTACGGCCCGACGACCGGCCTCACCGACGACGTGTTCGACAAGGTGATGCGCAACAACGTGTTGAGCAACCTGTGGTTGTGCAACCTGGTGCGCCCCGACATGGCGGCGCGGCGCGATGGCGCGATCGTCATCGTCTCGTCGATCGGTGGCCTGCACGGCTCGAGCACCATCGGCGCCTACAACGTCTCCAAGGCCGCCGACATGCAGCTCGCCCGCAACCTGGCGGTCGAATGGGGCCCTGACAACATTCGCGTCAATTGCATCGCGCCGGGGGTCATCCGCACCGATTTCGCCCGCGCCATTCACGAGGACCCGCGCATCCGCGGCCTCGTCGAAGCTGAATTGCCGCTGCGCCGGATCGGCGAGCCCGACGACATCGGCGGGGTGGCGGTGATGTTGTCGGGCGCCGCCGGGCGGTATATCACCGGGCAGACCATCGTGGCGGACGGCGGTTATATGGTGCGGTGA
- a CDS encoding branched-chain amino acid ABC transporter permease: MELFFQQILNGLTLGGIYSLVALGLTLVYGILHVPNFAHGAFYMAGAYAGFYLMSAQGFNYWAAMAGAAVVVALIGVLAERLVFHPLRNSPGLHHMIAAIGLMLFLEAGAQAIWGADFHRMETPYSAVVNVAGLTAPLQRLLIIAAAFGLMVCLHLFLKKTTTGATIIAMAQNREGAALVGIDANKVAMMTFAISGALAAVAAALYAPINLVYPSMGHLVITKAFVIIILGGMGSVPGAIVGGLIIGFAESFGAFYISPDYKDIIAFALLVVILSLRPQGLFTKGVR; encoded by the coding sequence TTGGAATTGTTCTTCCAGCAAATATTAAATGGCTTGACGCTCGGGGGCATATACAGCCTCGTCGCGCTGGGCCTGACGCTGGTGTATGGCATTTTGCACGTACCCAATTTCGCCCACGGCGCGTTTTATATGGCTGGTGCTTATGCCGGCTTCTACCTGATGAGCGCGCAGGGCTTCAACTACTGGGCGGCGATGGCCGGCGCGGCGGTGGTGGTGGCCCTGATCGGCGTGCTGGCCGAGCGCTTGGTGTTCCACCCGCTGCGCAACTCGCCCGGGCTGCATCACATGATTGCCGCCATCGGCCTGATGCTGTTCCTCGAAGCCGGTGCCCAGGCGATCTGGGGCGCCGACTTCCACCGGATGGAAACGCCCTACTCCGCGGTGGTCAACGTCGCCGGCCTGACCGCGCCGCTGCAACGATTGCTGATCATCGCGGCCGCCTTCGGCCTGATGGTGTGTCTGCACCTGTTCCTGAAGAAGACCACCACCGGCGCGACCATCATCGCGATGGCGCAAAACCGTGAAGGTGCTGCCCTGGTGGGCATCGACGCCAACAAGGTGGCGATGATGACCTTCGCGATCTCGGGCGCGCTGGCCGCGGTGGCCGCAGCGCTCTACGCGCCGATCAACCTGGTCTACCCCTCGATGGGCCACCTGGTGATCACCAAGGCCTTCGTGATCATCATCCTGGGCGGCATGGGCAGCGTGCCCGGCGCCATCGTCGGCGGCCTGATCATCGGCTTCGCCGAGAGCTTCGGCGCCTTCTACATCTCCCCCGACTACAAAGACATCATCGCCTTCGCACTGCTGGTGGTGATCCTGTCGCTGCGACCGCAAGGTCTGTTCACCAAAGGAGTGCGCTGA
- a CDS encoding branched-chain amino acid ABC transporter permease, with product MAYLEGKVGWSVLLALGLVFPFLAGNDYHLTVMSNAYIFALATVGLNLITGYTGQFNLAHAGFMAVGAYTVGILTVDHQVPFWVAFALSGLFAAVLGFFIGIVSLRLKGHYFSIFTLCVGYIMFLVIEKWESLTHGTVGIIGIPSPEAIGPIGFESPRELYYLVLFFLAVGMWVMHRIVRSLLGATFIAIRNSEELAESLGINLMRNKVLAFMLSVFYAGMAGGLYAGYVRFLGPGMAAVEHTFDMTMFMLIGGIGTLLGPLLGALIMPWVTQYLQFLQEYRFLVFGPILVLLVIFVPNGIVGTYVQWRMRRDARRAPAAAPRPASANPTAQPLQEARGGSHA from the coding sequence ATGGCTTACCTCGAAGGCAAGGTCGGCTGGAGCGTTTTGCTGGCGCTCGGCCTGGTGTTTCCGTTTCTCGCCGGCAACGACTACCACCTGACGGTGATGTCGAATGCCTACATCTTCGCGCTGGCCACCGTCGGCCTGAACCTGATCACCGGCTACACCGGGCAGTTCAACCTGGCCCACGCCGGCTTCATGGCGGTCGGCGCCTACACGGTGGGCATCCTGACGGTCGACCACCAAGTGCCGTTCTGGGTCGCGTTCGCGCTGTCGGGCTTGTTCGCGGCGGTGCTGGGCTTCTTCATCGGCATCGTCTCGCTGCGCCTGAAGGGCCACTACTTCTCGATCTTCACGCTGTGCGTGGGCTACATCATGTTTTTGGTGATCGAGAAGTGGGAGAGCCTGACGCACGGCACGGTCGGCATCATCGGCATCCCGTCGCCGGAAGCCATCGGCCCGATCGGCTTCGAATCGCCGCGCGAGCTGTACTACCTGGTGCTGTTCTTCCTGGCGGTGGGCATGTGGGTGATGCACCGCATCGTGCGCTCGCTGCTCGGCGCCACCTTCATCGCGATCCGCAACAGCGAGGAACTGGCCGAGTCGCTGGGCATCAACCTGATGCGCAACAAGGTGCTGGCCTTCATGCTGTCGGTGTTCTACGCCGGCATGGCGGGCGGCTTGTACGCAGGGTATGTGCGCTTCCTGGGCCCGGGCATGGCCGCGGTGGAACACACCTTCGACATGACGATGTTCATGCTGATCGGCGGCATCGGCACCTTGCTCGGCCCGCTGCTCGGCGCGCTGATCATGCCGTGGGTCACGCAGTATCTGCAGTTCCTGCAGGAGTACCGCTTCTTGGTGTTCGGCCCCATCCTGGTGTTGCTGGTGATCTTCGTGCCCAACGGCATCGTCGGCACCTATGTGCAGTGGCGCATGCGTCGCGATGCCCGCCGCGCCCCCGCGGCTGCACCGCGCCCCGCGTCCGCCAACCCCACCGCCCAGCCGCTGCAAGAAGCCCGCGGAGGCAGCCATGCTTGA